One window of Flavobacteriales bacterium genomic DNA carries:
- a CDS encoding ribulose-phosphate 3-epimerase, which yields MAHIIAPSLLSADFTDLKSAVELVDKSPAPWLHLDVMDGVFVPNISFGFPVIKAIRPLTKKIFDVHLMIVRPDQYITTFRDAGTDRLTVHLEACTHLHRTIQAIKAAGMKAGVAINPHTPVHLLEDIAEDIDQVCLMSVNPGFGGQSFIPGTFRKIDALRELRQARGTSLMIEVDGGVSERNVVELARHGADVLVAGNSVFNAPDPAAAIQRLSA from the coding sequence ATGGCACACATCATCGCACCCTCCCTCCTTTCCGCGGACTTCACCGACTTGAAAAGTGCCGTGGAACTGGTGGATAAAAGCCCCGCCCCGTGGCTGCACCTGGATGTGATGGACGGCGTCTTCGTGCCGAACATCAGCTTCGGCTTCCCGGTGATCAAAGCCATACGGCCGTTGACGAAGAAGATCTTCGACGTTCACCTGATGATCGTCCGGCCCGACCAGTACATCACCACCTTCCGCGATGCTGGTACGGACAGGCTCACCGTTCATTTGGAAGCTTGCACGCATCTGCACCGCACCATACAGGCCATCAAGGCCGCCGGCATGAAGGCCGGTGTGGCCATCAACCCGCACACACCGGTGCATCTACTGGAGGATATCGCGGAGGATATCGATCAGGTGTGCTTGATGAGCGTGAACCCGGGCTTCGGCGGGCAGAGCTTCATCCCCGGAACCTTCCGCAAGATCGATGCGCTGCGGGAATTGCGCCAAGCACGTGGAACATCCCTGATGATCGAAGTGGACGGAGGGGTGTCCGAAAGGAACGTGGTGGAACTGGCCCGGCACGGGGCTGACGTACTGGTGGCGGGGAACAGCGTGTTCAATGCCCCGGACCCGGCCGCAGCGATCCAGCGCCTGAGCGCCTAG
- a CDS encoding RNA polymerase sigma factor RpoD/SigA, with protein sequence MRQLKISKQVTNRDTPSLDKYLTEIGKVKLITAQEEVELARKIRKGDNDALEALCKANLRFVVSVAKQYQGQGLTLPDLISEGNLGLIKAAGRFDETRGFKFISYAVWWIRQQILQSLAEQARIVRLPLNKIGSINKINKAFARLEQEHERAPTAAELAENLEMTLDEVKTSLSNTGRHLSMDAPLRDDGDSGTMHDLMKNDDLPDPMEALLTDSLRNEIERSLESLTARESDVLRLYFGLAGNQPHTLEEIGRKFDLTRERVRQIKEKAIRRLKQAGRGRSLRTYLTD encoded by the coding sequence ATGCGTCAACTGAAGATCTCCAAGCAGGTCACCAACCGCGACACCCCGTCGCTGGACAAATACCTGACCGAGATCGGCAAGGTGAAATTGATCACCGCACAGGAAGAGGTGGAGCTTGCCCGCAAGATCAGGAAGGGCGATAACGATGCCTTGGAGGCTTTATGCAAGGCCAACCTGCGCTTCGTCGTCTCCGTCGCCAAACAATACCAGGGCCAGGGCCTCACGCTCCCGGACCTGATCAGCGAGGGCAACCTTGGTCTGATCAAGGCGGCCGGGCGCTTCGATGAGACCCGGGGCTTCAAGTTCATCAGCTATGCCGTGTGGTGGATCCGGCAGCAGATCCTGCAAAGCTTGGCCGAGCAGGCCCGCATCGTCCGCTTGCCGTTGAACAAGATCGGCTCGATCAACAAGATCAACAAGGCGTTCGCCCGCTTGGAACAGGAACATGAACGCGCACCCACGGCCGCCGAACTGGCCGAGAACTTGGAGATGACCTTGGACGAGGTGAAGACCAGTTTGAGCAATACCGGCAGGCACCTGAGCATGGACGCACCACTGCGGGACGACGGCGACAGCGGCACCATGCATGACCTGATGAAGAACGACGATCTGCCGGACCCCATGGAGGCTTTGCTCACTGACAGCCTCAGGAACGAGATCGAACGATCGTTGGAGTCGCTCACCGCTCGCGAAAGCGATGTGCTCCGGCTCTACTTCGGCCTCGCAGGGAACCAACCGCACACCTTGGAGGAGATCGGACGGAAATTCGACCTCACCCGGGAGCGCGTGCGGCAGATCAAGGAAAAAGCCATCCGACGCCTGAAACAGGCCGGAAGAGGACGCTCCCTGCGCACCTATCTCACCGACTGA